Part of the Halopseudomonas maritima genome, CTGCAACGACGTAGCCGTCACCCGCCAAAAGCCGGTGCAGGATCAAAACCGCATTCTCGGCACCATCGCCGGGGCGGTAGTGGGTGGCGCCCTGGGCAACCAGGTTGGCGGTGGTAGCGGCAAGAAGATCGCCACCGTAGCTGGTGCCGCCGCAGGTGGCTACGCCGGTAACCGCGTGCAGGAAAACATGCAGAACAACAGCACCTACACCACCACAGAGCGCCGCTGCGAAACCGTTTACGACAGCCACGAAAAAGTGGTTGGCTACAACGTCCAATACCGCATTGGCGATGAGACCGGCAGCGTGCGCATGAGCCACGATCCGGGCAGCAGCATCCCACTGCGCGATGGTCAGCTGGTGCTGAGCAGCAACTGATCAACTGAGTGCAACAGAAAAGCCGTGGCGCGAAAACGCCACGGCTTTTTTGATTGCGACAAGAGCACACCGCCCAACACCCCTGCCCCACGCAGGCGGCCCCTCCTTCCGGGCCGCGAAAAGCCTGACTACTCCAACGCCTCCGCACTCTCGCGACACAACTGCAGCCAGCGCTCCACACCCGCACTGCGAAACTTCTGTCGGTGCAGGGCAAAGTAAAAACGACGGTGAAAGTTACGTTGCGGCACCGGCAGCGGCACCAGGCGCCCACGATTGAAAGCGTCCACCAGCGTGATCTCAGACAGACACCCCAGCCCCAACCCAGCCTCCACTGCACGCTTGATCGCCTCGGTATGCTGCAGCTCCAGCTTGATATCCAGACTGGACAACAGCCCGTGCATGGCCCAGTCGAAGTGCTGACGTGTGCCGGAGCCAGACTCGCGGACCACCCAGGCCGCGCTCAATAAATCCTCATCAGACAGCCAGGGCTTGCCGGCCAGCGGATGGTCTGGCGCGCAGAACACCACCAGCTCGTCATCGCGCCAATGCACCATATCCAGATCAGGATGGCGGCTTTCTCCTTCGATCAGGCCAAGATCGAGTTCAAAGTTAGCCACCTTGCGCACAATGGCCTCGGTGTTGCCCACCTCCAGCTCGACACGGGCGCCCTCTTGCTCGCCCATGTAG contains:
- a CDS encoding glycine zipper 2TM domain-containing protein; translation: MNKSMLTGILVGAAVATAGGAIAGYTAFADKTPTEAEVLDVAEIKETQRTPREVCNDVAVTRQKPVQDQNRILGTIAGAVVGGALGNQVGGGSGKKIATVAGAAAGGYAGNRVQENMQNNSTYTTTERRCETVYDSHEKVVGYNVQYRIGDETGSVRMSHDPGSSIPLRDGQLVLSSN
- a CDS encoding LysR family transcriptional regulator, which translates into the protein MKYTLRQLEIFLATAHYENLTRAAASLSMSQSAASSALKDLESQFDVQLFDRVGKRLQLNALGESIRPRAQALLEQARNLEGALARHQGTGHLRVGATLSIGNYLAVEIMARYMGEQEGARVELEVGNTEAIVRKVANFELDLGLIEGESRHPDLDMVHWRDDELVVFCAPDHPLAGKPWLSDEDLLSAAWVVRESGSGTRQHFDWAMHGLLSSLDIKLELQHTEAIKRAVEAGLGLGCLSEITLVDAFNRGRLVPLPVPQRNFHRRFYFALHRQKFRSAGVERWLQLCRESAEALE